From the Cryptosporidium parvum Iowa II chromosome 2, whole genome shotgun sequence genome, one window contains:
- a CDS encoding ribosomal protein L29, whose protein sequence is MAKSKNHTNHNQVNRKAHRNGIKKAKSYRKLPTFGMNAKFLKNQRFCKKVAMKEAAAKAAAAKKALFN, encoded by the exons ATGGCCAAATCAAAGAACCATACTAATCATAATCAGGt gaacCGTAAAGCTCACAGAAACGGAATAAAGAAGGCAAAGAGCTACAGAAAGTTACCAACATTCGGTATGAATGCTAAATTCTTAAAGAACCAGAGATTCTGCAAAAAGGTTGCTATGAAAGAAGCAGCAGCAAAAGCAGCAGCAGCCAAGAAAGCTCTCTTTAACTAA
- a CDS encoding 60S acidic ribosomal protein LP2 has product MGMKYVAAYLLCVSSGKEQPTASDIKKVLESVGIEYDQSIIDVLISNMSGKLSHEVIASGLSKLQSVPTGGVAVSGGAAAASGGAAQDSAPAEKKKEEEEEEEGDLGFSLFD; this is encoded by the coding sequence ATGGGTATGAAATACGTTGCAGCTTACTTACTTTGCGTTTCATCTGGAAAGGAACAACCAACAGCTTCTGATATCAAGAAGGTTTTGGAATCTGTAGGTATCGAATATGACCAATCTATCATTGATGTCTTGATCTCCAATATGAGTGGAAAACTCAGCCATGAGGTCATAGCCTCTGGTTTATCCAAGCTCCAATCTGTTCCAACTGGTGGTGTTGCAGTTTCTGGTGGTGCAGCAGCAGCATCTGGTGGTGCAGCACAAGATTCTGCTCCAGCTGAAAAGAAGAAggaagaagaggaggaagaagaaggtGACCTAGGTTTCTCATTGTTTGACTAA
- a CDS encoding hypothetical protein (similar to IMP4 family; transcripts identified by EST) — protein MAQSRFTKLKGELYEKNIDKRGSVSSSKKKSGYPVGPFALGLFIFVVIGSAIIQMIVSATTKHLD, from the exons ATg GCACAATCTAGATTTACAAAACTCAAGGGTGAATTATATGAAAAAAACATTGATAAGAGAGGAAGTGTTTCATCTTCTAAGAAGAAGAGTGGATATCCCGTTGGTCCATTTGCTCTAGGActctttatttttgtaGTTATAGGTTCAGCAATCATCCAAATGATAGTTAGTGCTACTACCAAACATTTGGATTAA